A genomic window from Nocardioides jiangxiensis includes:
- the purL gene encoding phosphoribosylformylglycinamidine synthase subunit PurL: MTESRSALDTVAVASTDPEREQPWADLGLKEDEYARIREILGRRPTSSELAMYSVMWSEHCSYKSSKVHLRQFGELKQETPRGPMLAGIGENAGVLDIGQGYAVSFKVESHNHPSYVEPYQGAATGIGGIVRDIIAMGARPVAVMDPLRFGPLDADDTHRVLPGIVAGVGGYGNCLGLPNIGGEAVFDETYLGNPLVNALAVGVLRHEDLHLANATGEGNLVVLYGARTGGDGIGGVSVLASETFDADGPAKRPAVQVGDPFMEKLLIECTLELYAAHVVAGIQDLGGAGLSCATSELASAGDGGMHVHLDKVPLRDSTLSPEEILMSESQERMMAVVEPKNIDAFLAICAKWDVEAAVIGEVTETGRLVIDWHGQTVVDVPPGTVAHEGPVYNRPFERPEWQDALQADGAEKLPRPTTGAELRETVIRLAASPNLCDKSWITDQYDRYVRGNTVLSQPEDSGMIRIDDETNLGVSVSTDCNGRFAKLDPFAGAQLALVESYRNVATGGAQPLAVSDCLNFGSPEDPAVMWQFAQACTGLKEGCQELGTPVTGGNVSLYNQTGETAILPTPVVAVLGVIDDVTKRTPSSFQAEGQAVYLLGETREELSGSEWAHVVHGHLGGLPPKVDFAAEKALAALLFEGVGLLASAHDLSDGGLSQALVESSLKNSIGATVSLQGDAFLGLFAESTARVLVTVDAGRADELEALAAKHGVPATALGTTGGDAIVVEGQFELPIAEVREAWSATLPAAMA; the protein is encoded by the coding sequence GTGACTGAGAGCCGATCTGCCCTGGACACCGTCGCCGTCGCGAGCACCGACCCGGAGCGGGAGCAGCCGTGGGCTGACCTCGGCCTCAAGGAGGACGAGTACGCCCGCATCCGCGAGATCCTGGGCCGCCGACCCACGTCGTCCGAGCTGGCGATGTACTCCGTCATGTGGTCGGAGCACTGCTCCTACAAGTCGTCCAAGGTGCACCTGCGCCAGTTCGGTGAGCTGAAGCAGGAGACCCCGCGCGGTCCCATGCTCGCGGGCATCGGCGAGAACGCCGGCGTCCTCGACATCGGCCAGGGCTACGCCGTGTCCTTCAAGGTCGAGTCGCACAACCACCCGTCGTACGTCGAGCCGTACCAGGGTGCTGCGACCGGCATCGGCGGCATCGTCCGCGACATCATCGCGATGGGCGCCCGCCCGGTCGCGGTCATGGACCCGCTGCGCTTCGGCCCGCTGGACGCCGACGACACCCACCGCGTCCTGCCGGGCATCGTCGCGGGCGTCGGCGGCTACGGCAACTGCCTCGGCCTGCCCAACATCGGTGGCGAGGCCGTCTTCGACGAGACCTACCTCGGCAACCCGCTCGTCAACGCCCTCGCGGTCGGCGTCCTGCGCCACGAGGACCTGCACCTCGCCAACGCGACCGGCGAGGGCAACCTCGTCGTCCTCTACGGCGCGCGCACCGGTGGCGACGGCATCGGTGGCGTCTCCGTCCTCGCCTCGGAGACCTTCGACGCCGACGGCCCGGCCAAGCGCCCGGCCGTCCAGGTCGGCGACCCGTTCATGGAGAAGCTCCTCATCGAGTGCACCCTCGAGCTGTACGCCGCCCACGTGGTCGCCGGCATCCAGGACCTCGGTGGCGCGGGCCTTTCCTGCGCCACCTCCGAGCTCGCCTCGGCCGGTGACGGTGGCATGCACGTCCACCTCGACAAGGTGCCGCTGCGCGACTCCACGCTCTCGCCCGAGGAGATCCTCATGAGCGAGTCGCAGGAGCGCATGATGGCGGTCGTCGAGCCGAAGAACATCGACGCCTTCCTCGCGATCTGCGCGAAGTGGGACGTCGAAGCCGCGGTCATCGGCGAGGTCACCGAGACCGGCCGCCTGGTCATCGACTGGCACGGCCAGACCGTCGTCGACGTCCCGCCGGGCACGGTCGCCCACGAGGGCCCGGTCTACAACCGCCCGTTCGAGCGCCCGGAGTGGCAGGACGCCCTCCAGGCCGACGGCGCCGAGAAGCTCCCGCGCCCGACGACGGGTGCCGAGCTCCGCGAGACCGTCATCAGGCTTGCCGCCTCGCCCAACCTGTGCGACAAGTCGTGGATCACCGACCAGTACGACCGCTACGTCCGCGGCAACACGGTGCTGTCGCAGCCGGAGGACTCCGGCATGATCCGCATCGACGACGAGACCAACCTCGGTGTCTCCGTGTCCACCGACTGCAACGGCCGCTTCGCCAAGCTCGACCCGTTCGCCGGCGCCCAGCTCGCGCTGGTCGAGTCGTACCGCAACGTCGCGACCGGCGGCGCCCAGCCGCTCGCCGTCTCCGACTGCCTCAACTTCGGCTCCCCCGAGGACCCGGCCGTCATGTGGCAGTTCGCCCAGGCCTGCACCGGCCTCAAGGAGGGCTGCCAGGAGCTCGGCACCCCGGTCACCGGCGGCAACGTGTCGCTCTACAACCAGACCGGCGAGACCGCGATCCTCCCGACGCCCGTCGTCGCCGTGCTCGGTGTCATCGACGACGTCACCAAGCGCACTCCCTCGTCGTTCCAGGCCGAGGGCCAGGCGGTGTACCTGCTCGGGGAGACCCGCGAGGAGCTCTCGGGCTCGGAGTGGGCGCACGTCGTCCACGGGCACCTCGGCGGCCTGCCGCCGAAGGTCGACTTCGCCGCCGAGAAGGCGCTCGCCGCGCTGCTCTTCGAGGGCGTCGGCCTGCTCGCCTCGGCCCACGACCTCTCCGACGGCGGCCTCTCCCAGGCGCTGGTCGAGTCGTCCCTGAAGAACTCCATCGGCGCGACGGTGTCGCTCCAGGGCGACGCCTTCCTGGGGCTCTTCGCCGAGTCGACCGCCCGCGTCCTGGTCACGGTGGACGCCGGCCGCGCCGACGAGCTCGAGGCGCTGGCTGCCAAGCACGGCGTCCCCGCCACGGCACTCGGCACCACCGGCGGCGACGCGATCGTCGTCGAGGGCCAGTTCGAGCTCCCGATCGCCGAGGTCCGCGAGGCCTGGAGCGCCACGCTCCCGGCTGCGATGGCCTGA
- a CDS encoding glycoside hydrolase domain-containing protein: MRALARTRTDLRTPQAPQIRTRLTTTLVAFAALLGLGLGGVALTRDGGVAALAAGSNPTTPGAFTGYGFDQCLAPTQAKMDTWLESSPFLAVGIYISGNSRACRSQPNLTPTWVSTQLAKGWRLLPITLGPQASCQPRFPRYNDDPTINPDPANYYAKAKAQGSLEADRAVTAAKALGIVPGSTLFYDLEGFDLSNTDCRESALRFVHAWDIRLHQLGYVAGFYSSASSGIKMVDDARVNHPGVFTLPDVLWIARWDGQPNTTTETRYLRTDGWTGGVRVKQYQGGHDETWGGVTITIDRNWLNVGGGSRSATETHCDGVKVDFTSYPKLTLGMTRPEVRAVKCFLREQGMTGIRLNDYFGSGLASAMATWKSRNGFAPSASWYSGHWTALLAHGGSGWQKRGSTGANVWRLQRALAARGLASPLTGVYDGTTESAVRTYQSRVGMTSSGVVTPTMWTRLTHGR, encoded by the coding sequence ATGCGCGCCCTCGCCCGGACCCGGACGGACCTGCGGACCCCGCAGGCCCCACAGATCCGCACCCGCCTGACCACGACCCTGGTCGCCTTCGCGGCGCTCCTCGGCCTCGGCCTCGGTGGGGTCGCGCTGACCCGCGACGGGGGTGTCGCCGCGCTGGCCGCGGGGAGCAACCCGACCACGCCGGGCGCGTTCACCGGCTACGGCTTCGACCAGTGCCTGGCGCCGACCCAGGCCAAGATGGACACCTGGCTGGAGAGCTCGCCGTTCCTCGCCGTCGGGATCTACATCAGCGGAAACTCGCGGGCCTGCCGCTCCCAGCCCAACCTCACGCCGACCTGGGTCTCCACGCAGCTCGCGAAGGGCTGGCGCCTCCTGCCGATCACGCTCGGGCCCCAGGCCAGCTGCCAGCCGCGCTTCCCTCGCTACAACGACGACCCGACGATCAACCCCGACCCCGCGAACTACTACGCCAAGGCGAAGGCGCAGGGCTCACTCGAGGCCGACCGGGCGGTGACCGCCGCGAAGGCACTCGGGATCGTCCCGGGCAGCACCCTCTTCTACGACCTCGAGGGCTTCGACCTCAGCAACACCGACTGCCGGGAGTCCGCGCTCCGCTTCGTCCACGCCTGGGACATCCGCCTGCACCAGCTCGGCTACGTGGCCGGCTTCTACTCCAGCGCCAGCTCGGGCATCAAGATGGTCGACGACGCCCGCGTGAACCACCCCGGCGTCTTCACCCTCCCCGACGTCCTCTGGATCGCGCGCTGGGACGGGCAGCCGAACACCACCACCGAGACGCGTTACCTCCGCACCGACGGCTGGACCGGAGGCGTCCGGGTGAAGCAGTACCAGGGCGGCCACGACGAGACCTGGGGCGGCGTGACCATCACCATCGACCGCAACTGGCTCAACGTCGGCGGCGGCTCCCGGTCTGCGACGGAGACGCACTGCGACGGCGTGAAGGTGGACTTCACGAGCTATCCGAAGCTCACCCTCGGCATGACCCGTCCCGAGGTCCGCGCCGTGAAGTGCTTCCTGCGCGAGCAGGGCATGACCGGCATCAGGCTCAACGACTACTTCGGCAGCGGGCTCGCGAGCGCGATGGCCACCTGGAAGTCGCGCAACGGCTTCGCTCCCAGCGCGTCCTGGTACAGCGGCCACTGGACCGCGCTGCTGGCCCACGGCGGCTCCGGCTGGCAGAAGCGCGGATCGACCGGCGCCAACGTGTGGCGCCTGCAGCGGGCGCTCGCCGCCCGCGGCCTGGCCAGCCCGCTCACGGGCGTCTACGACGGCACCACCGAGTCCGCGGTCCGGACCTACCAGTCGCGGGTCGGCATGACCTCGAGCGGGGTCGTGACACCGACGATGTGGACGCGGCTGACCCACGGCAGGTGA
- a CDS encoding DUF3817 domain-containing protein — MSPLRAFRVAAIAEAVSWTGLLVGMFFKYVVVKDEIGVQVMGPIHGVAFIAFVMVTLRVGLDARWSKKQLGLGLLSSIPPLFTVVFDLYAEKAGLLADSWNDSSDDAEPVQG, encoded by the coding sequence ATGTCTCCGCTCAGGGCCTTCCGTGTCGCCGCGATCGCGGAGGCGGTCTCGTGGACCGGTCTGCTGGTCGGCATGTTCTTCAAGTACGTCGTCGTCAAGGACGAGATCGGGGTCCAGGTCATGGGTCCGATCCACGGCGTCGCGTTCATCGCGTTCGTGATGGTGACCCTGCGGGTCGGCCTCGACGCGAGGTGGTCGAAGAAGCAGCTCGGCCTGGGCCTGCTCTCCTCGATCCCGCCGCTCTTCACCGTCGTCTTCGACCTGTACGCCGAGAAGGCCGGTCTCCTCGCCGACAGCTGGAACGACAGCAGCGACGACGCGGAGCCCGTCCAGGGCTGA
- the purQ gene encoding phosphoribosylformylglycinamidine synthase subunit PurQ, protein MKIGVVTFPGTLDDVDASRAVTIGGNEAVALWHGDHDLKGVDAVVLPGGFSFGDYLRCGAISRFSPVMTEVIEAAGKGMPVLGICNGFQILTEAHLLPGALIRNDHRKFVCRDQKLRIENNTTAWTSAYAKDQEITVVLKNGEGSYVADEATLDMLEGEGRVVARYLDVNPNGSLRDIAGITNERGNVVGLMPHPEHAVEELCGPGVDGLGFFTSLAASVFA, encoded by the coding sequence GTGAAGATCGGCGTCGTCACCTTCCCCGGCACGCTCGACGACGTCGACGCGTCCCGCGCGGTCACCATCGGTGGCAACGAGGCCGTCGCCCTGTGGCACGGCGACCACGACCTGAAGGGGGTCGACGCCGTCGTCCTCCCGGGTGGCTTCTCGTTCGGCGACTACCTGCGCTGCGGTGCGATCTCGCGCTTCTCGCCGGTGATGACCGAGGTCATCGAGGCGGCCGGCAAGGGCATGCCGGTCCTCGGCATCTGCAACGGCTTCCAGATCCTCACCGAGGCGCACCTGCTGCCCGGCGCGCTGATCCGCAACGACCACCGCAAGTTCGTGTGCCGCGACCAGAAGCTCCGGATCGAGAACAACACGACCGCCTGGACCAGCGCCTACGCCAAGGACCAGGAGATCACCGTCGTCCTCAAGAACGGCGAGGGCTCCTATGTCGCCGACGAGGCCACGCTCGACATGCTCGAAGGGGAGGGGCGGGTCGTCGCGCGCTACCTCGACGTCAACCCCAACGGCTCGCTGCGCGACATCGCGGGCATCACCAACGAGCGCGGCAACGTGGTCGGCCTGATGCCGCACCCCGAGCACGCGGTCGAGGAGCTGTGCGGCCCCGGCGTCGACGGCCTCGGCTTCTTCACCTCGCTCGCAGCGTCGGTCTTCGCCTGA
- the purS gene encoding phosphoribosylformylglycinamidine synthase subunit PurS, producing the protein MARVVVDVMLKPEILDPQGKAVHGALPRLGFSGVTDVRQGKRFELEVETADEATLAQVEKMAETLLANTVIEDFVVRVEDAQ; encoded by the coding sequence GTGGCCCGTGTCGTCGTCGACGTCATGCTCAAGCCGGAAATCCTCGACCCGCAGGGCAAGGCCGTCCACGGCGCCCTCCCGCGCCTGGGCTTCTCCGGCGTGACCGACGTCCGCCAGGGCAAGCGCTTCGAGCTCGAGGTCGAGACGGCTGACGAGGCCACCCTCGCCCAGGTCGAGAAGATGGCGGAGACCCTCCTGGCCAACACCGTCATCGAGGACTTCGTCGTCCGCGTCGAGGACGCCCAGTGA
- a CDS encoding alpha/beta fold hydrolase: MATPRQRTLTTSDGVRLAVQEHGDPAHPTVVAIHGYPDDHHVWDGVVAALVDRFHVVTYDVRGAGSSESPSGRRHYTIPRLAADLGEVIDGVVGDRQVHLLAHDWGSIQTWALVTDPAWADRLLSYTSVSGPDLDMVGVWLRGVRERPRAIARQLLDSYYIALFQLPLLPEAAIRLGVLDRLVRHSARHGLSADAPVRDKSRSDAERGLALYRANFLPRLARPAPRRTTVPVQVLAPTGDLHVDSETQRTAPAPWCDSLATHEVEGNHWVVEHSPALVAAHVSRFVDENSGKADRPLF; encoded by the coding sequence ATGGCGACCCCGCGACAGCGCACCCTGACCACGTCCGACGGCGTACGGCTCGCGGTCCAGGAGCACGGAGACCCGGCGCACCCCACGGTCGTCGCGATCCACGGCTACCCCGACGACCACCACGTCTGGGACGGCGTCGTCGCGGCACTGGTCGACCGCTTCCACGTGGTGACCTACGACGTCCGCGGCGCCGGCTCGTCGGAGTCCCCCTCGGGTCGCCGCCACTACACGATCCCCCGCCTCGCGGCCGACCTCGGCGAGGTCATCGACGGGGTGGTGGGCGATCGACAGGTGCACCTGCTGGCGCACGACTGGGGATCGATCCAGACCTGGGCCCTGGTCACCGACCCGGCCTGGGCCGATCGCCTGCTCTCCTACACCTCGGTCTCCGGCCCCGACCTCGACATGGTCGGCGTCTGGCTGCGCGGAGTCCGCGAGCGGCCCCGGGCCATCGCGCGGCAGCTGCTCGACTCCTACTACATCGCGCTCTTCCAGCTGCCCCTCCTGCCCGAGGCCGCCATCCGGCTCGGCGTCCTCGACAGGCTGGTCCGGCACTCGGCCAGGCACGGGCTGTCGGCCGACGCGCCGGTGCGCGACAAGAGCCGCTCCGATGCCGAGCGCGGCCTCGCCCTCTACCGGGCCAACTTCCTCCCGCGGCTGGCACGGCCGGCTCCCCGGCGTACGACGGTGCCGGTGCAGGTGCTCGCACCGACCGGCGACCTCCACGTCGACTCCGAGACGCAGCGCACGGCCCCGGCCCCCTGGTGCGACTCGCTCGCGACCCATGAGGTCGAGGGCAACCACTGGGTGGTCGAGCACTCCCCCGCGCTGGTCGCCGCCCACGTCTCACGCTTCGTGGACGAGAACTCCGGCAAGGCCGACCGCCCCCTCTTCTGA
- a CDS encoding long-chain-fatty-acid--CoA ligase, translating to MATLNLASILDDSAAAYPERTALVLGDTRLSYAQLNGAASQVANLLVERGIEPGDKVALSCPNLPYFSIVYFGILKAGATVVPLNVLLKGREVAYHLNDSEAKAVFAFQGTPDLAIGAECYEGFNGAAGCEHFFMIMADPTAASPIEGTETLGQGMAGKSPVFETVATDSDDTAVILYTSGTTGQPKGAELRHSNMFSNQETSQELFGFTAGSPETALCVLPLFHSFGQTAIHNATIATGGTLVLLPRFEQNAALGLMVKEKVTVFGGVPTMYVGLLAAAAENPDAAAHVKDTLRCAVAGGAALPVAVHQQVEKVFGVTVLEGYGLSETSPVASFSPVGQPVRPGSIGVPIKDVSMKLIDPETGEDLPEDPDTVGEIAIKGPNVMKGYYNRPEATAEAIDADGWFRSGDLAKKDADGWYYIVDRSKDMIIRGGFNVYPRELEEVLLTHPAIALAAVIGVPHDTHGEEIKAVVVLKPGASAEADEIQAWMKEQVAAYKYPRIVEVVPALPMTATGKILKREIPR from the coding sequence ATGGCCACCCTGAACCTCGCGTCGATCCTCGACGACTCCGCTGCGGCGTACCCGGAGCGCACTGCCCTCGTCCTCGGTGACACCCGTCTTTCCTACGCGCAGCTCAACGGAGCGGCGAGCCAGGTCGCGAACCTCCTCGTCGAGCGCGGCATCGAGCCCGGCGACAAGGTCGCCCTGAGCTGCCCGAACCTGCCGTACTTCTCGATCGTCTACTTCGGCATCCTCAAGGCCGGTGCGACCGTCGTCCCGCTCAACGTGCTGCTGAAGGGTCGCGAGGTGGCCTACCACCTCAACGACTCGGAGGCGAAGGCCGTCTTCGCCTTCCAGGGCACGCCGGACCTCGCCATCGGCGCCGAGTGCTACGAGGGCTTCAACGGTGCCGCGGGCTGCGAGCACTTCTTCATGATCATGGCGGACCCGACCGCTGCCTCGCCGATCGAGGGCACCGAGACCCTCGGCCAGGGCATGGCCGGCAAGTCGCCCGTCTTCGAGACCGTCGCCACGGACTCCGACGACACCGCGGTCATCCTGTACACCTCGGGCACCACGGGCCAGCCGAAGGGTGCCGAGCTGCGCCACAGCAACATGTTCTCCAACCAGGAGACCAGCCAGGAGCTCTTCGGCTTCACCGCTGGCAGCCCCGAGACGGCGCTCTGCGTCCTCCCGCTCTTCCACTCCTTCGGCCAGACGGCGATCCACAACGCCACCATCGCGACCGGCGGCACCCTCGTGCTCCTGCCGCGCTTCGAGCAGAACGCCGCCCTCGGCCTCATGGTCAAGGAGAAGGTCACCGTCTTCGGCGGCGTCCCGACCATGTACGTCGGCCTGCTCGCCGCCGCCGCGGAGAACCCGGACGCCGCCGCGCACGTCAAGGACACGCTGCGCTGCGCCGTCGCCGGTGGCGCTGCGCTTCCCGTCGCCGTCCACCAGCAGGTCGAGAAGGTCTTCGGCGTCACCGTGCTCGAGGGCTACGGCCTGTCGGAGACCTCGCCGGTCGCGTCGTTCTCGCCGGTGGGCCAGCCGGTCCGACCGGGCTCGATCGGCGTCCCGATCAAGGACGTGTCGATGAAGCTCATCGACCCGGAGACGGGCGAGGACCTCCCCGAGGACCCCGACACGGTCGGCGAGATCGCGATCAAGGGCCCCAACGTCATGAAGGGCTACTACAACCGTCCCGAGGCGACCGCCGAGGCGATCGACGCCGACGGCTGGTTCCGCTCCGGCGACCTGGCCAAGAAGGACGCCGACGGCTGGTACTACATCGTCGACCGGTCCAAGGACATGATCATCCGCGGCGGCTTCAACGTGTACCCGCGTGAGCTGGAGGAGGTCCTGCTCACCCACCCGGCCATCGCGCTGGCCGCCGTGATCGGCGTTCCGCACGACACCCACGGCGAGGAGATCAAGGCCGTCGTCGTGCTCAAGCCGGGCGCATCGGCCGAGGCTGACGAGATCCAGGCGTGGATGAAGGAGCAGGTCGCGGCGTACAAGTACCCGCGCATCGTCGAGGTGGTCCCGGCGCTGCCGATGACCGCCACCGGCAAGATCCTCAAGCGCGAGATCCCGCGCTGA
- a CDS encoding TetR/AcrR family transcriptional regulator, translating to MPPAAFPDEPVRDGRNRRWDAHREERRRLILDAGAAVVEDSPVGAELTLQDVAERAGLVRTVVQRHFGGRVQLVRAVQADVLERAFSLITGPVDYRGTLREVASHMIGIAVEWVDAHPALHGLVERELGDGEVSELNRIIATYADFLSGIPRGVAAARGIELSDESMAEMHLVFAGIIGQVRATIGHWMTQEPRLVPRERVVAVLSDAISAQIAERAQSYGLDLNVDTPLLPPA from the coding sequence GTGCCCCCTGCCGCTTTCCCCGACGAGCCGGTCCGCGACGGCCGCAACAGGCGCTGGGACGCCCATCGCGAGGAGCGGCGTCGCCTGATCCTCGACGCCGGTGCCGCCGTGGTCGAGGACTCGCCGGTCGGGGCCGAGCTCACCCTCCAGGACGTCGCCGAGCGCGCGGGACTGGTCCGCACGGTCGTGCAGCGCCACTTCGGCGGCCGGGTGCAGCTGGTGCGCGCCGTCCAGGCAGACGTGCTCGAGCGGGCGTTCTCGCTGATCACCGGCCCGGTCGACTACCGCGGCACCCTGCGCGAGGTCGCGTCGCACATGATCGGCATCGCGGTCGAGTGGGTCGACGCCCATCCGGCGCTCCACGGCCTGGTCGAGCGCGAGCTGGGCGACGGCGAGGTCAGCGAGCTCAACCGGATCATCGCGACGTACGCCGACTTCCTCTCCGGCATCCCGCGTGGCGTGGCGGCGGCCCGCGGCATCGAGCTCTCCGACGAGTCCATGGCCGAGATGCACCTGGTCTTCGCCGGGATCATCGGCCAGGTCCGCGCGACCATCGGCCACTGGATGACGCAGGAGCCGCGGCTCGTTCCGCGGGAGCGGGTCGTCGCGGTCCTCTCCGACGCGATCTCGGCCCAGATCGCCGAGCGCGCGCAGTCCTACGGCCTCGACCTGAACGTCGACACGCCCCTGCTTCCCCCGGCGTGA
- a CDS encoding aldehyde dehydrogenase family protein, translated as MTAEAVYDMTPATPAELDAAVAQLATGIATWAEMELPARAELLRATQKTIAAEAGAWAGAASAAKGVPSGSYEGEEWMSGPAATAPMFAEYATSLEKLAAGKSPIDGLKLSTTATGQTKVRVLPEDLKDNLLFNGFVAEVWLKPGISAEQAKASAGLGAKAEHQNGGVGLVLGAGNISAIAPLDAAYELVAFNRASVIKLNPTFQHLKPVYDRALAPLIEADLVRVVNGGAEVGGYLTNHPDIVHVHITGSARTHDAIVWGVGKDAEKNRKAGTPQLAKEMTSELGGVSPIIVVPGSWAKSDLVYQAEHVVTQRLHNAGHNCIGGQALLISADWDQKDAFLDAIRTVLREITPRAPWYPNGQASIERAKATYGDAAEQVGSCTLVTLGEDSPTELYDGEYFAAVLGITELPGLGADFLANAVAFSNDRLDGTLGASMIVHPRDIKKMGARFDELVAALRYGAVGINVWSGIAFLLGGATWGAFPGHTLEQVGSGIGVVHNTHLIADSEKTVVRGPFHPFPVSYLKGEFTMAPTMPWFVTAKTAAKSGKALAAYGGKRSWGNLLKIFPPALRG; from the coding sequence ATGACCGCCGAGGCTGTGTACGACATGACCCCCGCGACGCCCGCCGAGCTCGACGCCGCCGTGGCGCAGCTCGCCACGGGCATCGCCACCTGGGCCGAGATGGAGCTGCCGGCGCGGGCCGAGCTGCTCCGGGCGACCCAGAAGACGATCGCGGCCGAGGCCGGCGCGTGGGCCGGCGCGGCCTCCGCCGCCAAGGGCGTCCCGTCCGGCTCCTACGAGGGCGAGGAGTGGATGAGCGGCCCGGCCGCCACCGCGCCGATGTTCGCCGAGTACGCCACGTCGCTCGAGAAGCTGGCCGCCGGCAAGTCCCCGATCGACGGACTGAAGCTCTCCACGACCGCGACCGGTCAGACCAAGGTCCGGGTGCTGCCCGAGGACCTCAAGGACAACCTGCTCTTCAACGGCTTCGTCGCCGAGGTCTGGCTGAAGCCGGGCATCAGTGCCGAGCAGGCGAAGGCCTCCGCCGGCCTCGGCGCGAAGGCCGAGCACCAGAACGGCGGCGTCGGCCTCGTCCTCGGTGCGGGCAACATCTCCGCGATCGCGCCGCTCGACGCGGCGTACGAGCTGGTCGCCTTCAACCGCGCCTCGGTCATCAAGCTGAACCCGACGTTCCAGCACCTGAAGCCGGTCTACGACCGCGCGCTCGCGCCGCTCATCGAGGCGGACCTGGTCCGCGTCGTCAACGGCGGCGCCGAGGTCGGCGGCTACCTCACGAACCACCCCGACATCGTCCACGTGCACATCACCGGCTCGGCCCGCACCCACGACGCGATCGTCTGGGGAGTCGGCAAGGACGCCGAGAAGAACCGCAAGGCCGGCACCCCGCAGCTCGCCAAGGAGATGACCTCCGAGCTCGGTGGCGTCTCGCCGATCATCGTGGTCCCCGGCTCGTGGGCCAAGAGCGACCTCGTCTACCAGGCGGAGCACGTCGTCACGCAGCGCCTGCACAACGCCGGCCACAACTGCATCGGTGGCCAGGCCCTGCTGATCTCCGCTGACTGGGACCAGAAGGACGCCTTCCTCGACGCCATCCGCACGGTCCTGCGCGAGATCACCCCGCGCGCGCCGTGGTACCCCAACGGCCAGGCCTCGATCGAGCGCGCCAAGGCGACCTACGGCGACGCGGCGGAGCAGGTCGGCAGCTGCACCCTCGTGACGCTCGGCGAGGACAGCCCGACCGAGCTGTACGACGGCGAGTACTTCGCCGCCGTCCTCGGCATCACCGAGCTGCCCGGCCTGGGCGCGGACTTCCTCGCCAACGCGGTGGCGTTCTCCAACGACCGCCTCGACGGCACGCTCGGCGCCTCGATGATCGTGCACCCCCGCGACATCAAGAAGATGGGCGCCCGCTTCGACGAGCTCGTGGCCGCGCTGCGCTACGGCGCGGTCGGCATCAACGTCTGGAGCGGCATCGCCTTCCTCCTCGGCGGTGCGACGTGGGGCGCCTTCCCGGGCCACACGCTCGAGCAGGTCGGCTCCGGCATCGGCGTCGTCCACAACACGCACCTGATCGCCGACTCGGAGAAGACGGTCGTCCGTGGCCCGTTCCACCCGTTCCCGGTCTCCTACCTCAAGGGCGAGTTCACCATGGCGCCGACGATGCCGTGGTTCGTCACGGCGAAGACGGCGGCGAAGTCCGGCAAGGCGCTCGCGGCGTACGGCGGCAAGCGCTCGTGGGGCAACCTGCTGAAGATCTTCCCGCCCGCGCTGCGCGGCTGA